The Haloplanus vescus genomic sequence GACAGCGCCGTCCAGTTTGCCTTCGATTAGACTCACTCGAAAGCTGCCTTCTATGCGTCTAATGGCACGCCTTATGTGGCATTAGGGTCTTTGCTGAGGTATGAGCGAGGACCGCGCATCGTTCCTCAAGGCGTCGTGGGTCAACGTCGCCTCGAACGTCCTCAAAATCGTCGTCGAGGGAGCGCTCGGCCTCACTTTCGGCAGTCTCGCGCTCATGGCCGACGCCGCCCACTCCGTCGCTGACCTCCTCGCCAGCGCCGTCGTCCTCGTCTGGGGTCGCTTCGTCTACGACGACGCCGACGACTCCCATCCCCACGGCCACGACCGGTTCGAACCCCTCGCCGCGCTGTTCGTCGGCGGCGTCCTCGTCATCCTCGGCTTGAAACTCCTCTACGACGCGGGCCACGCGCTCCTTGCTGGCCCGACTGCCGAGTACAGCGCCATCCTCGTCGCCGGCCTCGTGTTCGCACTCGTCGTCCGCTACGCCTGTTACTGGTACACCGTCGTCGTCAACCGCGACGTGGACTCCCCGAGTCTGCGCGCCCTCGCCGCTGACAGCAAGAACGACGTGTACACGACGCTCGCGGCCTTCGCCGGCGTCGTCGGCATGGCCTTCGGCTACCCGATTCTCGACCCGATAGCCGGGGGCGTGGTGAGCCTGCTCGTCATCTACCAAGGTATCGAAATTTCGCGAGAGAACGTCCGCTACCTCTCCGACAGCGCGCCGCCGCCGGACGAACGCGAGCGCATCGAGGCGGCCATCCGCTCACACCCCGAGGTACGGGGGATTCACGACTTCGTCGCCTACTACTCCGGGCACGTCATCGAGGTGGAGTTCCACGCCGAAATCGACGGCGACCACACGCTCGCGGAAGCCCACGACATCGAGACCGAACTCCACCAGCGCGTCCGCGAAATCGAACCCGTTTCCGACGTCCACGTCCACCTCGACCCGGCCGGCTTGGGCGAGTGGAAAGACGCCGCCGACCGCTCCTCGGCGTCGACGACGACCCGTTAGAGCGCCTCGCGCACCCACTCGTAGTGGTCGCGGAGCGCTTGCTCCCCCGCTTCGGTGAGCGCGTACCGGTCGTGGATGCCGTCGACGCGCTTCGTGAGGTGACCCTTCTCCGTCAGCGTGTCGAGCGCACCGTAGAACTGCGATGGCTCGATTCGCCCGTCGTACTGTGATTCGAGCGCCGCTTTACACTCCTGTGCCGTGGGGTCGCCCTCGCTCGCGACGACGACGCAGATGTCTCGACGGAGGCCGCTTCGGAGCCACTTGGCCATACGCGTCTCTCCGCCAGCAGGATAAAAACCGCGTCGGTTCCGCGCCTCAGACCGGCGTTCCGAAGGTGTACATCGTCTCGTGGCCGGTTATCTCGACCTCCACGAAGTCACCGGGTTCGACCCCCTGGTCGTCGGCGTGTTGGACGATGACCTGCCGGTAGGCGCCGTCGCGACACTTCACGGAGTCGCCGGTGCCCGGTCGGACCGCGAGCACCTCTCGGCGCTCACCGACCATCGACTCGTGTGCCTCGCCAACTACCTCGCGTTTCAGTTCCGACATCGCCTTCGAGCGCTTCTTCTTGAGCGTTCCGCCCAGCCCTTTCATCTCCGCGGCGTCGGTCCCCGGCCGCTTCGAGAAGCGGGTGACGTTGATCTTCTCGGGGCGGACCCGGCGCAGGAGGTCCATGCTCTGCTCGTGGTCCGCCTCGGTTTCGGTGGGGAAGCCGACGATGAAGTCCGTCGACAGCGTCCACTCGTCCAGTCGGTCGTCGAACGTCTCGACGACTTCGAGGAACTCCTCCACCCGGTGCTGGCGGCGCATGTCGCCGAGGACGTCGTTCGACCCCGACTGCACCGGCGCGTGCAGGAAGTTGTAGAGTTCGTCGTTCGCAGCGAACGTGTCGGCGAGCTCCTCGCGGGCGCCGTGAACGCCCTTCGGGTTCGCCATGCCGACGCGCACCCGGAAATCACCCTCGATGTCGCAGATGCGGTCCAGCAGTTCGGGCAGGAGGCTCTCGCCCTGATTGCGGTCCCAGCCGTAGACGCCGGTGTCCTGTCCCGTAATACGAATCTCTTTCGCGCCCGCGTGGATTAGCGCCCGCGCCTTCTCGACGTTCTCCTTGACGGGCGGCGAGTCGAGTTTGCCCGTCGCCCGCTTGGTGATGCAGTACGAGCAGTCGCTCATACAGCCGCGAGCGATGGGGAGAATGCCGATGGCGCCGTCGAGAATCGGCTCGGTGTCCGGCGTCGTCGTCGGACACTCGCCGTTCATCGCCGCCTCGGGCACCTGGTCCCAGTGGACCACGTCGGCGTCGATGTCAGCGTCGGCGAACTCCTCGCCCTGGGCCAGCGCCATACAGCCCGTGACGACGAGGTCACCGGTTTCGTCCTGCAGTTCCTCGGCCCGACGGAGCATGTTCCGCTCCGTCTTCTCGACGACCGTACAGGTGTTGAGGATGGCCACGTCGGCGTCGGCGGGACCCTCCGCGGGGTGGTGCCCCCCGTCGCGAAGCCGTTGCTCGATGGCTCGGCTCTCGCCGCGGTTGGCCGTACACCCGTACGTCTCGATGTGATAGCGGGCCATTCGGTGTGTCGCTAACTTGCGCCCGCGCGGAGAAAAGCGAAACGGTCCGCCCCGACCGATTTCGTCGCCGCCGATATCTCCCGACTGCGCGACTAAAATTCCTCGACCAACTCGACGCCCGCCGAGGCGCCGATGCGCGTCGCGCCCGCGTCCAGCATCGCTCGCGCCGCCTCCGCCGTCCCGATGCCGCCGCTCGCTTTCACCGGCAGATACTCGCTGAGGAGGGCCACGTCCTCCGTGGTCGCTGGCCCCGCGAACCCCGTCCCGGTCTTGAGGTAGTCGGCGTCGGCGTCGACGGCCGCCGCCGCCGCCCGGCGCAGCTCCTCCTCGTTCAGCAGCGACGCTTCGACGATGACTTTCACCGGAACGGGCACCGCCGCGACGAGTTCGGAGAGCTCCTCGACGACGGCCGCGTCGTCGCCCGCCTTGAGTCGGCCGACGTTCACAACCACGTCGAGTTCGTCGGCGCCGTCGTCCCACGCCCCGACTGCCTCCTCGCGCTTCGCCGCCGGGGCGTGCTGGCCGTGCGGGAACCCGACGACGGTCAGCAGCGTCACCGACGGCGCCACGTCGGCCACCTCGCGCACGTAACACGGCGGGATGCAGGCGTTCATGCCGTGGTCGGCCGCCTCGCGCACGACGCGTTCCGCGTCGGCGAGTGTCGTCTCCGGGCCGAGGACGGTGTGGTCGATGCAGGCGGCGAAGTCGGCTCGGTCCATGCCCGCCCCTTGCCGCGGCGGAGCGTAAGGCTTTCCCGCCGACTCACCGCTCATCCTCCATGGCCGTCCTCCCCGAGGGATTCGCGCTCCCGCCCGCGCCCTACTTGGTCGCACTCGTCGCCGGCCTCGTCGTCGTGGGTGGGCTCCTTCGCCGGCACCGTCCGCCGGTCACCGACCTGACCGTCCTCGCGTTCGCGCCGTGGATGGTGCTCGGCTCCGCGCTGCACGTCCTCTACGTGCTCGGTACGCTCCCCGCCGTCGTGCGCCCGTTCGCCGGCACGCCCGCCGTCTACCTCTCCGTCGCCGTCGTCGCTGGCGCGGCGTGGCTCCTCACGGCGCGAGTGAGTGCGTCGACGCCACGACTCCTCGCCGCCGCCGGCTGTCTCGCCCTCGTCCCGCCCGCCGTCACCGTCGTCGGCGTCGGTCTCGAACGCGGGTCGCTCCGCCTCCTCCCGTCGCTCGGCATCCTCGTCGGCACCGCCGTCGCCGCCGCGGCGACGTGGGGCGCCCTTCGCCGCGCCGTCCCCGCCGCCACCGTCACCGGGGCGCCGGGCGTCCTCGCCGTCGTCGCCCACGCCCTCGACGGCGTCTCGACGGCCGTCGGCGTCGACCTCCTCGGCTTCGGCGAGCGAACGCCACTCTCAGCGGTCATCCTCGAGTTCGCGGCGTCGCTCCCCACTGCATCGCTCGTTGGAAGCGGGTGGCTGTTCGTCCTCGTGAAACTCGCCGTCGCCGCCGCGGTGGTCGCCGCCCTCGCGGAAACGGTCCGCGAGGCGCCGACACAGGGGCGACTCCTCCTCGGCTTCGTCGCCGCCGTCGGACTCGGCCCCGGCGTTCACAACGTGTTGCTCTTCGCCGTCGCCTAGACGAACCGCAACTGGTAGTCGTAGTACCGCCCGTCGTACAGCGCCATCCCGACGCCCGGGTCCTCGGTGTACGCGTCCTTCTCGATGTTGCCGTCGAGGTACGCGCGGGCGTGAAGACTGGTTAGCACCGAACGGAATGCTTCGGAGTAGGGGTGTGACTCCTCGTAGTGTTCACCTTGCGCTGTCCGGAGAATTGACCGCGCCTCGGCCGAGAGCGAGTCGCCCGACAGACGAGTGTCGACGAACTGCGCGCGGAGAATCGCCTCCATCCGCTCGGGCGACTCGGCGACCGGGTCGACCGTCGCTCGGTACACGGGTTCGTAGAACCGTTCTCGGCTCACCCGGAGTTCGTACATCGTCTCGCGGTAGGCGACGTGCGAGGGGGCGTCGTCGCCGAGCAGTCGGCTCTCGCTCGCCCGCTCCTCGCCGCGGTAGACGTACCCGCCGCGCTGGACGAGTCCCCACGGCGCGCCGCCGACGTTGCCCCGCGCTCGGGCCGCCATGTGGGCGACGTGGACGGCGGTCTGGTCGGCCTCCGAGAGCGAATCGGCGTCGACGGCCGACGGCGCGTCGCTCGACTCGGCGTCGGCGACTTCCGCCAGTCGAACCACGGGATGCGTGACTGCGCGTTCGTTCACGACGACGTGGCCGAGGCGGTAGTACGTCCCCTCGTGGCGGGCGTAGCGCGGGTCGTCGGACTGGGCGCCGAAGGGCGTCCGCTGCTGGGTCGTGTACGTCTCGCCGGCGAGCGCCGCCGCGAACGCCTCGTCGTCGTCCGGGCGCTCCGTTTCCGCGAAGTCGACGACGTACCCGTCGCGCAGGGGCGTGGGAGCGTCGGACAGGTAGAGTCGGAGGCTGGTGTCGGCGTCGTCAGACGTGTCGTCGCCGCGGAGCGAGTCGAGACAGCCGGCGAGGCCGACGAGGCCGGCAGTCGCGCCGGCGGTCAGTAACTGTCGTCGTTGGAGGGGCATACACCGCCCGTCACCAGCCAGCGGGTTGTGTGTGTTGGTCGCTAAAAGAGACGGTTGTGCCTAGTCCCAGGTGGCCCACGTCAGGAAGGCGAGCCCGAGCGCTTGGAGGACGTGGAGCGTCATCGTCGCCCGCCAGACGATGACGGGCATCTGCGTGCTGTACCATATCGAGAGGTCCGGGTCCAGCAGGTAGTAGTAGAGCGTCAGGCCGTTCTCCGCGAGGAGGAAGACGGAGAACAGCAGGAGTCCGAGGGTGTGTTTCGTCCGCACCGCGAGGTAGTTGCGCCCCCAGACGTAGCCGAGTGCGATGAGCAAGCACACGTTCACGACGGTGGCGAGTCGCGCGATGTCGGTCCACACGCTCATCCTCGCCCACCGTCCGTCGAACGCAACCTGTCCGCCGTGAGTGTTGTCGTCATGTTCAGTCCACCTGCTCGATTATCTCCTCGACGAGGTCCCAGTGGTCCTCCGCCTGCGGTGTCGGCAGGTACACCGCCCCGTAGTCGTCGCCGCTGCTTCGCAACACGCCGTTGTCCACCAGCACGTCGAGGTGGTGCTGGACGGTCTTGTAGTGGAGGTCGAGTTCCTCGGCGAGCTGGTTGGTGTTTCTCGGTCGCTCGTCGAGCGATTGGAGGAGCCTGATACGGTTGACGCCACCGCGGGTACCGGTGAGCACGTACCAGAGGCGGGCCTCCATCATTCAGTTGCAGAGTGACCACCACGGTAAGCCCACCGGCAGGGGGACTGCCTCAGAAGTCGACGATGAACCCACCAGCCGCGTCCAGAATCTCGCTCATGCTCTGTGCGTCGTCGAACGCTTCCGGGAACGGGTCCTTCTCGTTCAGGGTGTTCAGGTACGCCGCGTGCCGCCCCTCGACGGTGGCGATGGTCGCGCCCGCCGTCAGCAGGTCCGCGTTCTCGATCATCGAAATCGCGCCGTCGTACGCCGAGACGCCCGTGTTCTCCAGCACGCCCGCGACGGCGATGAAGTCGTCCACGTCCTCGACGCCGAAGTCGTAACACGCCTCGGCCACCGGGTCGCCGCCCAGGTCGCCGATAACCGTCGTCAGCGTGTCGACGTGTGCCTTCTCGTGGTCGCGAATCGCCTCGAAGTTGGGGCGGACGTCCTTCCGGGTTCGGTACGCCAACCCGTTGAGCGTCTGCGCGCGCTCGAAGTCGTTCTCGCCGAACCGTTCGAGGCCGTCGCGGTAGAACGCGTGTTCGAGGTGTTCGAGCGTGAGCGCGTAGTTCAACACGTCGACGTCGGTCGTCTCGTCGCTCTCGGCCTCCTGTGCCAGCGCGGCGTTCGACC encodes the following:
- a CDS encoding cation diffusion facilitator family transporter, producing the protein MSEDRASFLKASWVNVASNVLKIVVEGALGLTFGSLALMADAAHSVADLLASAVVLVWGRFVYDDADDSHPHGHDRFEPLAALFVGGVLVILGLKLLYDAGHALLAGPTAEYSAILVAGLVFALVVRYACYWYTVVVNRDVDSPSLRALAADSKNDVYTTLAAFAGVVGMAFGYPILDPIAGGVVSLLVIYQGIEISRENVRYLSDSAPPPDERERIEAAIRSHPEVRGIHDFVAYYSGHVIEVEFHAEIDGDHTLAEAHDIETELHQRVREIEPVSDVHVHLDPAGLGEWKDAADRSSASTTTR
- a CDS encoding PadR family transcriptional regulator gives rise to the protein MAKWLRSGLRRDICVVVASEGDPTAQECKAALESQYDGRIEPSQFYGALDTLTEKGHLTKRVDGIHDRYALTEAGEQALRDHYEWVREAL
- a CDS encoding tRNA (N(6)-L-threonylcarbamoyladenosine(37)-C(2))-methylthiotransferase; its protein translation is MARYHIETYGCTANRGESRAIEQRLRDGGHHPAEGPADADVAILNTCTVVEKTERNMLRRAEELQDETGDLVVTGCMALAQGEEFADADIDADVVHWDQVPEAAMNGECPTTTPDTEPILDGAIGILPIARGCMSDCSYCITKRATGKLDSPPVKENVEKARALIHAGAKEIRITGQDTGVYGWDRNQGESLLPELLDRICDIEGDFRVRVGMANPKGVHGAREELADTFAANDELYNFLHAPVQSGSNDVLGDMRRQHRVEEFLEVVETFDDRLDEWTLSTDFIVGFPTETEADHEQSMDLLRRVRPEKINVTRFSKRPGTDAAEMKGLGGTLKKKRSKAMSELKREVVGEAHESMVGERREVLAVRPGTGDSVKCRDGAYRQVIVQHADDQGVEPGDFVEVEITGHETMYTFGTPV
- the deoC gene encoding deoxyribose-phosphate aldolase, with the protein product MDRADFAACIDHTVLGPETTLADAERVVREAADHGMNACIPPCYVREVADVAPSVTLLTVVGFPHGQHAPAAKREEAVGAWDDGADELDVVVNVGRLKAGDDAAVVEELSELVAAVPVPVKVIVEASLLNEEELRRAAAAAVDADADYLKTGTGFAGPATTEDVALLSEYLPVKASGGIGTAEAARAMLDAGATRIGASAGVELVEEF
- a CDS encoding DUF63 family protein — encoded protein: MAVLPEGFALPPAPYLVALVAGLVVVGGLLRRHRPPVTDLTVLAFAPWMVLGSALHVLYVLGTLPAVVRPFAGTPAVYLSVAVVAGAAWLLTARVSASTPRLLAAAGCLALVPPAVTVVGVGLERGSLRLLPSLGILVGTAVAAAATWGALRRAVPAATVTGAPGVLAVVAHALDGVSTAVGVDLLGFGERTPLSAVILEFAASLPTASLVGSGWLFVLVKLAVAAAVVAALAETVREAPTQGRLLLGFVAAVGLGPGVHNVLLFAVA
- a CDS encoding ArsR/SmtB family transcription factor; the protein is MEARLWYVLTGTRGGVNRIRLLQSLDERPRNTNQLAEELDLHYKTVQHHLDVLVDNGVLRSSGDDYGAVYLPTPQAEDHWDLVEEIIEQVD
- a CDS encoding ferritin-like domain-containing protein, with amino-acid sequence MTDDNSQTGWLDWIVDDLRGESAASRRQFLQRSAAAGAGTLALSIAGSNAALAQEAESDETTDVDVLNYALTLEHLEHAFYRDGLERFGENDFERAQTLNGLAYRTRKDVRPNFEAIRDHEKAHVDTLTTVIGDLGGDPVAEACYDFGVEDVDDFIAVAGVLENTGVSAYDGAISMIENADLLTAGATIATVEGRHAAYLNTLNEKDPFPEAFDDAQSMSEILDAAGGFIVDF